One window of the Chryseobacterium shigense genome contains the following:
- a CDS encoding glycosyltransferase family 2 protein codes for MKISVVIPVYNAEEYVSQAVESALQFEEVYEVVLVEDKSPDNALQVCQKLTEKHDRVKLYQHPDKGNHGAGASRNLGMEKATGDFIAFLDADDYYLPNRFDAERELFKNPEVEGVYGAIGVKYYSEKAREQYYPIYKDKLDTVYKKTNPEDVYLGLINLRGSFGLIHLDTLTLRKSSLSKMDRFFETSLRLHQDSEIVIRFAHYLKLYTGINDEAIALRGVHENNRITKVDSGKINPAKTRVLLWKELNKWAENEKSVPADVKLHINRMLRSFEIAVAPPFKKWGMIAKYLITDYPSIRSGLFNINFRKNLF; via the coding sequence ATGAAAATATCCGTAGTTATTCCCGTTTACAATGCCGAAGAATATGTCTCACAGGCTGTAGAATCAGCTCTTCAGTTTGAAGAGGTATATGAAGTTGTTTTAGTTGAAGATAAGTCTCCTGATAACGCGCTGCAGGTTTGTCAGAAATTAACAGAAAAGCATGACAGAGTTAAGCTTTACCAGCATCCGGATAAAGGCAACCACGGAGCCGGAGCTTCCAGAAACCTGGGAATGGAAAAGGCTACCGGGGATTTTATAGCATTTTTGGATGCGGACGATTATTATCTGCCGAACAGATTCGATGCGGAAAGAGAGCTTTTCAAAAACCCTGAGGTAGAAGGTGTTTATGGAGCAATCGGGGTAAAATATTACTCGGAAAAAGCCAGGGAACAATACTACCCCATTTATAAAGACAAGCTTGATACTGTTTACAAAAAAACCAATCCTGAGGATGTTTACCTGGGACTGATCAATTTACGTGGTTCTTTCGGCCTTATTCATCTTGATACTTTAACGTTGAGGAAATCTTCCCTTTCGAAAATGGACCGTTTTTTTGAGACCTCTCTGCGCCTGCACCAGGATTCTGAGATTGTGATAAGATTTGCCCATTATCTTAAGCTTTATACGGGTATTAATGATGAGGCTATTGCCCTAAGGGGCGTACATGAGAATAACAGAATCACAAAAGTGGATTCGGGGAAAATAAATCCTGCGAAAACACGTGTCCTGCTTTGGAAAGAATTAAATAAATGGGCAGAAAATGAGAAAAGTGTTCCTGCAGATGTAAAACTACACATCAACAGGATGCTCCGAAGCTTTGAGATCGCTGTTGCCCCACCGTTCAAAAAATGGGGAATGATCGCTAAATATCTGATTACGGATTATCCAAGCATACGTTCCGGGTTATTCAATATTAATTTCAGGAAGAATTTATTTTAG
- a CDS encoding glycosyltransferase family 2 protein — MNISVIIPVYNASEFLEKAVDSALQFEEVREVVLVEDKSTDNSLEVCQKLVVKDSRVKLYQHPDKGNHGAGATRNLGLEKAGCEFISFLDADDHYLPNRFNAEKEIFKDEKIEGVFGAIGVEYLTEKGRKEFQDKFKDISLTTVNFPAEGKEVLKGLLGLTLRVFGTFFHLNALTLRKSSLVKNNLHFNENLRVHQDSDFITKLAFHCYLKSGIIDKAVAVRGVHDNNRITKIIRYSPQYNERQFLLWKSLYEWTAANPLPSECRKKIYLTYKSFDLSLKTGLNKYFCTFLEVIKNPQILKTQYRFTYLNR, encoded by the coding sequence ATGAATATTTCAGTAATTATACCGGTTTACAACGCTTCCGAATTTCTGGAGAAAGCTGTAGATTCTGCTTTACAGTTTGAGGAAGTAAGGGAAGTTGTACTTGTTGAAGACAAATCCACCGACAATTCACTGGAAGTTTGTCAAAAACTTGTTGTAAAAGATTCCAGAGTGAAATTATATCAGCATCCGGACAAAGGAAACCACGGGGCCGGAGCTACAAGAAACCTGGGACTGGAAAAAGCAGGCTGTGAATTCATCTCTTTTTTAGATGCTGATGATCATTATTTACCCAATCGTTTTAATGCAGAGAAAGAGATTTTTAAAGATGAAAAAATTGAAGGTGTTTTTGGAGCCATTGGGGTAGAATATTTAACTGAAAAAGGCCGGAAAGAGTTTCAGGATAAGTTTAAAGACATTTCTTTAACCACCGTTAATTTTCCTGCAGAAGGCAAAGAGGTTCTGAAAGGCTTGCTGGGCTTGACTCTCAGGGTTTTCGGAACGTTCTTTCATTTGAATGCGCTTACCTTAAGAAAATCTTCTTTAGTAAAGAATAATCTTCACTTCAATGAAAATCTTCGTGTTCACCAGGATTCCGATTTTATTACCAAGCTGGCTTTTCACTGCTATCTAAAATCAGGAATTATAGATAAGGCTGTTGCGGTAAGAGGTGTTCATGATAACAACAGAATTACCAAGATTATAAGATATTCCCCTCAATACAATGAAAGACAGTTCCTTTTATGGAAATCGCTGTATGAATGGACCGCTGCCAATCCATTACCTTCAGAATGCAGAAAAAAGATCTATTTAACCTATAAATCTTTTGATCTTTCCCTGAAAACAGGATTAAATAAATATTTTTGCACCTTTTTAGAGGTCATTAAGAATCCTCAAATATTAAAAACTCAATACCGTTTTACGTATCTCAACCGATAA